The following coding sequences are from one Hyalangium minutum window:
- a CDS encoding alpha/beta hydrolase-fold protein, protein MDGELLALSAKRSSPGPAGTAVGGSSMGGLAALYAHFRHPDLFGAALCMSPSLGFADRKIFDYVAAQPKPWTSRIYIDAGAKEDGGSMVADAERLVHHLRERGWDGGVRQRPPRPLCSLPPPQLGPHPSMRLPVFSFFLGRPGIRALFLMNSPVTGRTMRKTMMPLLAFASLALVPTALAGNTVLAPHSGTVTATTYNPDGSFHGAVDITPSAPCGYWGVSTGFVGSLLWNITINSTATTCTAATGNVALHTFADGMAFRVKDFLRTPASADKTCDRCQIGDSGINTHLQVNKSGTKDTSWYSGYTTQGEVIDLGEIIGVIN, encoded by the coding sequence GTGGATGGAGAGCTTCTAGCCCTCAGCGCGAAGCGGAGCTCGCCGGGGCCGGCGGGCACCGCCGTGGGCGGCTCGTCCATGGGCGGCCTGGCCGCGCTCTATGCGCACTTCCGCCATCCGGACCTGTTCGGCGCCGCGCTGTGCATGTCACCGTCCCTGGGGTTCGCGGACAGAAAGATCTTCGACTACGTCGCCGCGCAGCCCAAGCCGTGGACCTCGCGCATCTACATCGACGCGGGCGCCAAGGAAGACGGGGGCTCCATGGTCGCCGACGCGGAGCGCCTGGTCCACCACCTGCGCGAGCGCGGCTGGGACGGCGGGGTCCGTCAGCGGCCTCCTCGGCCCCTGTGCTCCCTCCCTCCCCCTCAACTGGGACCCCATCCCTCTATGCGCTTGCCTGTTTTTTCATTTTTTTTGGGACGACCGGGAATTCGGGCCCTCTTCCTCATGAACTCGCCGGTCACAGGAAGAACGATGCGCAAAACGATGATGCCCCTCTTGGCGTTTGCGTCGCTGGCGCTCGTCCCCACGGCCTTGGCCGGCAACACCGTCCTGGCGCCGCACTCCGGCACGGTGACGGCCACTACGTACAACCCGGATGGCTCGTTCCACGGCGCTGTGGACATCACCCCCAGCGCCCCCTGCGGCTACTGGGGCGTCTCGACAGGGTTCGTGGGCTCTCTCTTGTGGAACATCACCATCAACAGCACCGCGACCACGTGCACGGCCGCCACCGGCAACGTGGCCCTGCACACCTTCGCGGACGGAATGGCGTTCCGCGTCAAGGACTTCCTCAGGACCCCCGCCTCGGCCGACAAGACGTGCGATCGCTGCCAGATCGGAGACTCGGGCATCAACACTCACCTCCAGGTCAACAAGAGCGGCACCAAGGACACCTCCTGGTACTCGGGCTACACCACCCAGGGTGAGGTCATCGATCTCGGAGAGATCATCGGCGTCATCAACTAG